In Bacillus oleivorans, the genomic stretch AACTGCTTCTATTTTTTCCTCTATGTTAAATTTAGACATATAAAAACTGCACCTCCAATTGTTAGTTGTGTGTCTAACAATTGGGGTGCAGTTCAATTTTTGGTGGTTTTTTTGTACATAGGTAATGGGTAAAAGGATGAATATCGATTGTAGGAATGATCGATCACCTTTTATAATAAAAGGAATGAAGGTTTAGTTATTACGACTTAGGAGGAGCAAAATTTGACATTGCAAACGGAAAATATTCGGATCATTCCACTCGGGGGAGTTGGAGAAGTCGGGAAAAATATGTATGTCGTTGAGGTCCAGGATCAGCTTTTTATTTTGGACGCCGGCATCATGCTGCCAGAAACGGAAATGTTCGGGATTGATATTGTTATTCCTGACATGAATTACATAATCGAAAATCAGGATCGAGTGAAAGCGATTCTTTTGTCACATGGACATGAGGACCATATTGGTGCCCTTCCATACTTACTTAGACATGTAAAGGCTCCAGTTTATGGTACCAAACTGACCATTGCATATGCAAAAACTCTTGTAAAAGAGATCGGAGTCAAAGGTACTGTAAAATTTTTTGAAATTAATAATCAAAAAACATTAAAGTTTGATGACGTTTCTGTCTCCTTTTTTAGAACGAATCACACGATTCCTGATTCGGTTGGAATTTGTATCCATACTTCATTGGGAACAGTGGTTTATACGGGTGACTTTAAATTTGATCAGTCTGCATCGAAATGGTATCGAAGTGATTTAGGAAAAATGGCGCAAATTGGCCAAAAAGGAGTCCTTTGTCTGTTATCGGACAGCATGCAGGCTGAAACACCAGGGTATACCACTTCCGACTCCTATTTATATAAAGAATTGTCACATTCCATGCAAGTTTCAGATGGGAGAATCGTGGCTGGCTGCTATTCGTCAGATTTGATTCGGATCCAGCAGGTTTTGGGTGCAGCAGCCGAAAATAATCGCAGGGTTATTATTACAGGCAAGAATGTGAAATCTAATTTAGATCTGGCCATCAGTTTAGGGTATATACAGTTGGAGGAAGAGTGTTTGATCGATTCATCAGAAATAAATGACTATGCTGACCATGAACTTGTCTTTTTAGTAACGGGCAGTCACGGAGATCTATTTGAGACTTTGCAAAAAATGGCCACTGGCCAAAATCGTACTCTCCAGATTCAAGCTAATGATACAGTCCTTCTTTCCACCCATGTTCCAATGGGCGGTGAGGTTTTCTTATTTAAAACAATGGATGTGCTGAGCAGGGCTGGGGCAACGGTTCGTTCATCGCATAAGCTTTTGCATGGAGACGGACATGGCAGTCAGGAAGACTTAAAGCTTATGCTTAATCTAATGAAGCCTAAATTTTTTATACCAATCCGCGGGGAATTCAAATCGCTTTTCGCTCATGCCAATTTGGCTCGGGAATTAGGGGTAGAAAGTGAAAATATTGTGATTCCTGACCGCGGTGATGTAATTGAATTAAGTGAAAACGGGATTGAGCAGGCAGATAAGGTGACTGCAGGAAATGTTTTAATTGACGGCAGCGGTGTTGGTGACATTGGCAATATTGTATTAAGAGACCGGAAGCTTTTATCCCAGGATGGCATCTTTATTGTGGTTGTGACGATTAACAAAACGAAAAGAAGTATCGTTTCTGGCCCTGAAATTATTTCGCGCGGCTTTGTATATGTGAGAGAGTCAGAAAGGCTAATGGAAGATTCAACTGCAAAAGTAAAAGAAATTGTAGAAAAAATCTTGCAGGACTCAGGATCGATTGATTGGGCATTATTAAAGCAAAACATTCGAGACCAGCTCCATTTTTATTTATTCGAACAAACAAAGAGACGTCCGATGATCCTTCCGATCATCATGGAGATTTAATTTAATAATTGTGTTGCAGCCCCTTCTCATGAAAGGTTTTGGCTTAGGAAGAATGATTTTCTGCAGTCCGTTCATACTATTCTTAAAGCCTTTGATGAAAGGGGATTTTTTTATGCACTCGAATGAGCAAGAAGAGCGTGAAGGACAAAAGGACGAACCGAAATCATCTGCATTAATTGATAAAATTCAGCAGCTTGGACAAACCAATGTTCCGACAATGGCACAGGATACAAATATCCATTGCCTCACGATTGTCGGTCAGATTGAAGGGCATATGCAGCTTCCTCCACAAAATAAAACAACGAAATATGAACATTTAATCCCACAGATTGTGGCTATTGAACAAAACCCTAAAATAGAAGGATTGCTGGTTATTTTGAATACAGTTGGCGGAGATGTGGAAGCAGGTCTTGCGATTGCAGAAATGCTTGCTTCCCTTTCAAAACCGACTGTTTCCCTAGTGCTGGGAGGGGGACATTCAATCGGAGTTCCCATTGCTGTAGCATGTAATTATAGTTTTATCGCGGAAACGGCTACTATGACAATCCACCCTGTTCGGTTAACTGGCCTTGTTATCGGTGTACCGCAAACATTTGAATACCTGGATAAGATGCAAGAGCGAGTCGTAAGTTTTGTTACACGTCATTCTAACGTGACAGAGGAAAAGTTTAAAGATTTAATGTTTGCAAAAGGGAACTTAACGCGCGATATCGGAACGAATGTTGTGGGTAAAGAAGCGGTGGAATACGGTTTGATTGATGCATCTGGCGGAGTTGGTGCTGCACTAGAGAAATTAAATGAATTGATTGAGCAGAAAAAGGATTCCAAAGAAGAAGGGCTCGTTCAATGATTTTATACACGATCGTCCCGCATGATCAAATATTTCCGACTGATCAAGCCGTATATTCCGCACAAAAATTAATCGAATATAATGGAATTCCTGTGCTAGTGGAGCAGGAAGAAGACCATTCATTTCGAATAGTTAAAGTAGTAAGCAGTGATCCTAATCATTTTTTACGAGAAGATTGCTGTCCGGGTACAAAAATATCGTTTTTTTCCTCAGGGAGCTAACAACTATGATATAATGAACATCTAAGAAGCAGCCAATAATTGGCTGCTTCTTTACCCATGACAGTTGGTAAGCTTTAAGGGAATAGGTGAAGAAAATGTCAAAAAAGAAAAAACGCAGAAGTTCTCAGAGAAAGGAAATAAAACGAACGATTCAGTATGAAATTGCCGCCCTCATTTTGCTGGCTTTAACGATTGTCGCTGCGCTAGAGCTGGGCGTCATTGGAAATGCAATTATTTTTGTTTTTCGCTTTTTCTTTGGTGAATGGTACATATTGCTGTTATTAGCTTCCATATCATTAAGCTTTTATTTTATGTGGAAACGAGAATGGCCATATCTTTTTGGAAGAAGGTTGCTAGGAATCTATTTAATAACCTGTTCTCTGCTTTTATTAAGTCACGTTACTTTATTTGAATTGCTTATATCAGAAAATAATCTGCAGCAGCCAAGTGTGATTGCGAATACTTGGGAGTTATTTTGGCTCGATGTGAATGGCGAGACATCTACTCATGATCTTGGCGGAGGAATGATTGGAGCGTTTCTCTTTGCTTTTTCCTACTTTCTGGTCGAAGATTTAGGGACAAAAATTGTGGCCTATATCATCATTTTGATTGGACTGGCTTTGCTTACAGGCAAAACATTCGGGGATTTATTTGGGAAAGGGATTGAACGAACCGGTCAATTTTTTAAAAAGCAATGGGCAACCTTTAGAAATGACCTGTCTCAATTTAAAGAAAAAAGAAGAGAAAAGAAAGAACAGCAGCAGTCTTTGCAGGAACGGATAGAAATATTAGATCCTATTGATGAAGACGAAGACGGTTTAGCAGCACTGAGAGAAGAACCAATCATATCTAATTTTGCAGAAAGAGCCTACAAACATAATCAAAAATCCTCTGCATCTATAGGAAGCGAAAAGAAATCGCGAAATAATGATGCAGATTTATTAGAAGATCAAGAAGGACCTTCGATTCAATTTACGGAAGTTGAAAACAAGGATTATCAACTGCCGCCATTGCACCTGTTACGGATGCCAAAACAGTCAGATCAAAGCGGAGAATATGAATTTGTTCACGCTAATGCAGCCAAGCTCGAAAGAACCTTTCAAAGCTTTGGCGTAAAGGCAAAAGTGACACAAGTACATATTGGTCCAGCTGTTACTAAATATGAAGTTCATCCCGATATCGGGGTAAAGGTAAGCAAAATTGTCAATTTATCTGATGATTTGGCATTGGCTTTAGCAGCTAAAGATATTCGTATCGAAGCCCCAATCCCTGGAAAATCAGCAATAGGAATTGAAGTTCCTAATTCTGAAGTGGCAATGGTTAGCTTACGAGAAGTATTGGATGCAACGATTGATGTTAAACCTGAATCAAAGCTTCTGATTGCATTAGGCCGAGACATAACCGGTGAAGCGGTTTATGCCGAATTAAATAAAATGCCCCATTTATTAGTTGCCGGTGCTACCGGATCAGGAAAGAGCGTTTGTATTAACGGGATTATTACCAGTATATTAATGCGGGCGAAACCGCATGAAGTTAAATTAATGATGATTGACCCGAAAATGGTAGAATTAAATGTCTATAATGGCATTCCGCACCTGCTGGCTCCGGTTGTGACAGATGCTAAAAAAGCATCGCAAGCCCTGAAAAAAGTCGTAAGCGAGATGGAAAGACGCTACGAGCTATTCTCACACACCGGTACCCGAAATATTGAAGGGTATAATGAACTGGTTAAAAAACAAAACGCGGACCGTGAAGAAAAGCAGCCATTACTCCCTTATATTGTTGTGCTAGTGGACGAGCTTGCAGACTTAATGATGGTTGCTTCCAACGATGTCGAGGATTCAATTACGAGACTGGCGCAAATGGCTCGTGCTGCCGGGATTCATTTGATTATTGCCACCCAGCGGCCGTCCGTTGATGTTATTACAGGAGTAATCAAAGCTAATATCCCGTCAAGGATTGCTTTTGCTGTATCGTCCCAAACAGACTCGAGAACAATCTTGGATATGGGTGGAGCAGAGAAGCTGCTAGGTCGCGGGGACATGCTCTTTCTGCCTGTTGGGGCAGCCAAACCGACCCGGATTCAAGGAGCCTTTATGTCGGATGAGGAAGTAGAAGAAGTTGTCAATTTCGTTATTTCTCAACAAAAAGCGCAATACAATGAAGACATGATTCCTGAAGATATTATCGAAGAACATGAAGATGTAGATGATGAGCTTTATGAAGATGCGGTTGATTTAGTAATTGAGATGCAAACGGCTTCCGTATCGATGCTGCAAAGGCGGTTTCGGATTGGCTATACGCGCGCTGCACGGTTAATTGACGAAATGGAGGTTCGCGGAATTGTCGGTCCTTATGAAGGCAGTAAACCGCGCGCCGTTTTAGTATCAAAAACGAACGATGAGGCAACTCCTTCTTAAAAAAGTTCGGCTGTCTGCTTATTTGGTAACATGCACCATTCCTTGCTTGAAAGATTGCAAATGGGCATAAAACCAAGGGAGACAGCCGTTTCTATTTATGTAAAAACTCTAATTTTTTAATATTTCTTGCTTTTAACCATATTCTTTTATTCGACAATTTTTTAATTATCCTATTTATTTATATGTAAAAAGTATGTTATATTATTTTCGATTAGTAGAACTTTGAATTTAAAATAATAGTGATAGCGGAGGGGCACTATGTCTATGGAGCCCGATCATGGTCACCTTTACTTACAGGTGATTGATAGGCTAAAAAAACGTATTGAAGAAGGTACATATCGAGAAAAGGAGCGTTTACCTTCCGAGTTTGACCTGGCTAAAGATTTAGGAGTCAGCCGAGCAACACTCAGGGAGGCTCTTCGTGTGTTAGAGGAGGAAAATGCAGTAGTCCGAAGACACGGAGTAGGTACATTCGTTGCTCCAAAGCCACTGCTTAATTCAGGGATCGAACAGCTACATAGTGTCACAGGCATGATTAAAAATGCTGGTCTCCGTCCGAGAACTATTTTTTTAAATTCTAGTGAAATTGGCTCGACAGAAGAAGACAAAAATCGCTTTATGATAACCGATCAGGATGAACTGCTATTAGTTGAAAGAGTTCTGACAGCAAATGGGGAACCGATTGTATATTGTCTAGATAAAATTCCAAAATATATCTTAAAGGAACCATTTGCTCTTAATCAGGATTCGATTTTTAATTTAATAGAGGAAAAAGCGAAATGCAGGATTGCCTACGCTGTGTCAGAAATTGAACCAGTCGGCTATCATGAAAAGATTTCTCCTCTGTTAAATTGCGATCCTGAAATCGCATTGCTTTTGCTGAAGCAGCTTCATTATGACGAGGCGGAGCGTCCTGTCCTTTATTCTGTCAACTACTTTAGAGCCGATGCTTTTCGTTTCCAGGTTGTCCGCCGCCGCAATTTATTCGGCGGAGCTAACAGTTTAAAGAAACAGTAGATGACTGGAAAAATATTTAAAGGAAAAATTAGAAGGGGGTTTTAAAAGAATGAAAAAGCTTAAGTTTGGTTTTATCCTTTCACTTGTATTAGCTTTGGGAACTTTCCTCGCTGCCTGCGGTAATGCTGGAGAAGAGGGAGAAGAAGGAACTGGCGGTAATAATGCAGGCGGTGGCGCTGAAAATGCCGGTGATTTCACAGTAGCAATGGTAACTGATGTCGGCGGTGTAGATGACAAATCCTTTAACCAATCAGCTTGGGAAGGTCTTCAAGCATTTGGGGCAGAGCAAGGACTTGAACAAGGTACAAATGGTTACCACTACCTTCAATCAAAAGGTAATGCTGACTATGCAACAAACTTAAATACACTTGTTCGCGGTAATTTTGATTTAATTTACGGAATTGGATTCCTGCTTGCAAATGACGTAGCAAAAGTAGCAGAACAAAATCCTGATAACCAATTTGCGATTGTGGACAGTGTGGTTGAAGCTGACAACGTAGCGAGCATCGTGTTTAAAGAAGAACAAGGTTCATTCTTAGTTGGGGTTGTTGCCGGTTTAACGACTAAAACCAACAAAATCGGTTTCGTTGGCGGAGTTGACAGTGATCTTATTAACAAGTTCGAATTTGGATTCCGTGCTGGAGTAAAAGCAGTCAACCCAGATGCTACAGTTGAAGTTAACTATGCTGGTGCATTTGACAAGCCTGACCAAGGTATTTCAATTGCTTCTGCTATGTATGGTTCTGGCATTGACGTTATTTATCATGCTTCTGGTGCAACAGGAAACGGTGTATTTACAACGGCAAAAGATATTAAAATCAATGACCCTGAGCGTGAAATTTGGGTAATTGGCGTTGATAAAGACCAAGCTCCTGAAGGTGAATTAACGCTAGATAACGGTGAAACTGTAAACGTAACATTAACTTCAATGATTAAACGTGTAGACGTAGCTGTTAAAGACGTTGCTGAAAGAGCAATGAATGGTGAATTCCCTGGCGGAGAAATCGTAGAATATGGAATTGAGGAAAATGGTATCGGAATTTCTGAAACTCAAGACAATCTATCTGAAGATGTACTAACAGCTGTTGAGGAATGGCAACAAAAAATCCTTGATGGAGAAATAACAGTTCCTGCTACAGAAGAGGAATTCAATAACTTCGAATTGTAATTGGGAAAAGGCCGGATTACCGGCCTTTTCTTCTGAATAAAGACCCCTTATTACTTTGATCAAAGGCTTTTATTTAGGGAAACGATAAAGCCCTTTGATTAGAGTAATATAAATTCACAATCCAATTGATAGGAATAAGGAAAAATACGGAGGAGTGAAACTTAGTGGAGTATATTATTGAAATGCTCAATATTCGGAAAGAATTTCCTGGCATTGTTGCAAATGATAATGTAACACTCCAAGTCAAACCAGGAGAGATACATGCATTGCTAGGGGAAAATGGTGCGGGTAAATCCACATTAATGAATGTGTTATTCGGACTATATCAGCCAGAGCAAGGCGAAATCCGTGTCCGGGGTCATAAAGCTGATATAACCAGCCCTAATGTGGCAAACGATCTAGGAATCGGAATGGTGCATCAGCACTTTATGCTTGTCGATGATTTTACAGTTACGGAAAATATTATTTTAGGAAATGAGCCAACGGTCGGCAAAGCTTTTAATAATAAAAAGTTTGCAAGAAAAAAGGTACAAGAAATTTCGGAGCAATACGGATTAAAGGTTGATCCAGATGCAAAGATTTCAGATATTTCAGTTGGAATGCAGCAAAGGGTAGAAATTCTAAAAACGCTATACCGCGGCGCAGAAATTCTTATTTTTGATGAGCCGACGGCTGTTCTGACACCACAAGAGATTACGGATCTTATCCAAATTATGAAAAACCTGATTAAAGAAGGTAAATCGATCATTCTCATTACACACAAGCTGAAAGAAATTATGTCTGTGTGTGATCGTGTAACCGTTATCCGTAAAGGTGTCGGAATTGGTACTTTAAATGTTTCTGAGACCAACCCAAATGAACTGGCAAGTTTAATGGTTGGCCGTGATATTGTCTTTAAAACCGACAAGAAGGATGCGCAGCCAAAAGATGTCGTGTTTTCAATTGAAAAGTTAGTGGTAAAGGATTCTCGCGGTTTTAATGCTGTGAATCAGCTATCCCTTGAGGTGAGAGCCGGAGAAATCGTTGGGATTGCGGGTGTCGACGGGAATGGGCAGACTGAATTAATTGAAGCTATTACGGGTTTGCGTAAGATTGAATCAGGCTCCATTACATTAAACGGAAAACGAATTGATAACTTAAAGCCAAGAAAAATTACGGAGTCTGGAGTAGGACATATTCCGCAAGACCGTCATAAGCATGGACTGGTTCTAGACTACTCCGTCGGAGAAAACATGGTGCTGCAAACCTACTACCAGCAGCCTTTTTCCAAAAAGGGAATTCTTGACTTTAAAGAGATTTTCAAAAAAGCTAATCAGTTAATTGAAGAGTTTGATGTCAGAACTCCTTCTGCATATACGCCTGCGCGTGCCCTCTCTGGGGGAAATCAGCAAAAGGCCATTATTGGACGTGAAGTAGACCGAAACCCGGATCTTTTAATTGCTGCTCAGCCGACACGCGGATTAGATGTAGGAGCGATTGAGTTTATCCATCAGCGTTTGATTGAGCAAAGAGATGCAGAGAAAGCCGTTCTCCTCATTTCCTTTGAATTAGATGAAATTATGAATGTTAGTGACAGAATTGCTGTTATTTATGAAGGCAGTATTATTGCCATTGTCGATCCAAAGCAAACATCTGAACAAGAACTGGGATTATTAATGGCCGGAAGTAAGGTTAAGGCAGGTGAACAAAAGCATGAGTAATAAAGAAAAAACGAATAAATCGAACCGGAAGTTCACGCCAATTGCGATTCCGGTAATAGCCGTTATCATAGGACTTATTGCCGGGGCGATCATTATGGTTGCGACTGGATTTGATCCGATCGCTGCCTATCTTGCGCTTTGGTATGGATCTTTCGGGGATATTTATTACATCGGTGAAACGATTCGTCAAATGACCCCCTATGTATTTTCAGGTTTAGCAGTGGCGTTTGCATTCCGGACCGGACTATTTAATATCGGGGTTGAAGGTCAGCTTTTAGTAGGATGGGTTGCAGCCATCTGGTGCGGCTTAACCTTCGAAGGACTGCCTAAACTGATTCATTTACCATTAACGATCATCGTTGCCGCCTTGGCCGGTGCAATCTGGGCGTATTTGCCGGGGATATTAAAGGCAAAATACCGGATTTCCGAAGTTGTTGTAACGATTATGATGAACTATATTGCATTACATGCTACCAACGCATTTATCCGATCTGTATTAGCTGAAAATAGTGATTCTACCGAATATATCCCAGCTTCAGCTTCTCTGAGTTCTCCATTTTTACTGGAATTAACGGATTACTCAAGATTACACTGGGGAATTTTAATAGCATTGGCAGGAGCCTTCTTCGTGTGGTATCTCTTAGAAAAAACATCAAAAGGGTACGAGCTCAAAGCCGTTGGTTTTAACCAGCATGCTTCTCAATATGCGGGTATGAATGTCAACCGTAATATTGTCCTATCTATGGTTATCTCAGGAGGACTTGCAGGTCTGGCCGGAGCCATGGAGGGTCTTGGAACCTTTAACTATGCCTTTGTTCAATCAGCTTTTACGGGTATTGGGTTTGATGGGATCGCAGTAGCCTTGCTCGGAGGCAATACTGCCATCGGAGTTGTGATCGCAGCTCTATTATTTGGAGGCTTGAGCAATGGTGCCTTAACGATGCAAATGAATGCAATGGTGCCGACTGAACTTGTTGATATTATTGTTGCGCTAATTATATTCTTTGTAGGGTCAAGCTATTTAATCAAATGGTTATTTAATCGCCGTAAGAAGGAGGTGGAATAAGTGAGTTTCATGCAAGCCTTAGAAATTATCTTTCCAAGCATGATGGTTCTAGCTGCACCACTTATTCTTACAGCAATAGGCGGTGTTTTGTCAGAACGTGCAGGTGTTGTAAATATTGGTTTAGAAGGTCTTATGATCATCGGGGCATTTGCAGCCATTGTATTTAACTTAACGTTTCATGATGTGTTAGGTGACAAAACGAAATGGGTTGCCCTGCTAGTGGGGATGGTTGTAGGGGGAGTGTTCTCACTTTTACATGCACTTGCATCTATAACATTCCGGGCAGACCAAGTCATCAGTGGGGTGGCGATTAATCTATTAGCCTTAGGGATTGGTCTCTTTTATATTAAAAGTGTGTTTGGAAAAGGACAAACAGATCGGATCAGTGATCCATTCTACTCAACAAACATTCCATTTTTAAGCGATATTCCCATTATTGGTGATTTACTCTTTACAAAAGTATATTGGACTTCCTTTATTGCGATTGGACTCGCTATTATTGTTTGGATTGTTGTATACTACACTCCATTTGGTCTTCGTCTAAGAGCTGTCGGGGAGCACCCAATGGCAGCCGACACCATGGGGATCAATGTAACAAAAATGCGGTACTTAGCTGTGTTTTTAAGTGGACTTTTAGGAGGTCTTGGCGGAGCAGTTTTTGCACAAACAATCTCTCATGATTTTAGTCACGCAACCATTACCGGACAAGGCTTTATGGCAATTGCCGCCATGATATTCGGGAAATGGCATCCAATCGGTGCTGCAGGAGCCGCGATTTTCTTTGGTTTCGCCCAGTCATTAAGCCGAGTTGGCCCATCTCTCCCTTATATCGAAAATATTCCAGCTGTCATCCTGCTGATTGCACCATACGTGCTAACGATTATCGCATTAGCAGGTTTCATCGGCCGCTACGAAGGACCAAAAGCTTTAAATGTCCCTTATATTAAAGGAAAAAGATAAGATTTGTTTGCAGAGGTTAACTCCTATTATGGGGTTAGCCTTTTTTTTTTGGGGGTTTGTTAATTTTAAAAGAGTCTTTCGTGGGCCTATAATAGGAATTGGTTCGTGAGACTGCTCAAAAGTATATTTCACCAGGTCATAAATGGGAATTAGTTTGTGATTCCATCTATAAAAGACATTTTGTTCGTTTATAACAGGATTTGGTCCTTGAGACAGCTTATCAAGGCCATCTTATCCGCTCGTAAACCAAATTAGGTCTTTTAAACGCCTTCTAAAGGACTTTTGATCCCTTCATAAAAATGAATTGGTCCTTGAAACCCATTATTAAGGACCTTGTTTCTGTTCTTAAACAGGATTCGGTCCTTGAGACCTCTTATAAAAGATATTTCATCGGCTCCTGAACAGTGTCTAGTCTTTGATCCCCTGTAAGTAAAAGAAATTTCTTCTCCTATTATCTTTGAAGTCCTTTATGGAAGACCATCTTTCACTCATATTCTGTTATCTGTCTTGGCATTTGATCATGTTTTTTAATTAAATCGTGAAAATAACCAAACTCAGAAAGGTTTAAGCGAACTCAGATGTATTTAACCGAATTCAAAGGGTTTATAACCGACTCAGCCACGCGATGAACCGAACTGAGATTTGGATAACCGGACTCAGCCGTGCGATAACCGAACTCAGCCACGCCATACCGAACACAGAATTCGATAACCGAACTTAACCACCCAATAACCAATCACAACCATCCCAGCCACACCCCGCCAAACCCAATCTTCTCCACCAATTCCAAATACTTGTTTGAGGTTTGGCCAAAGATGTATAGTATAGTTACAAATTTCTTACACTATTTTTGAATGATAGATGAATGGAAGGACAGGAGGTTAATGAATGTCAGTCTTACATGAAGAGATTTTGGAAGGCAAAGGGTTTCGCCTGCATGTCGTGAAGGCAGACCAATTTAAAACAAATACACTAGTTTTTAAAATGAAAACCCCTTTAAATCGGGAGGATATTACGATTCGGGCTCTTTTACCTTATGTTTTGCAGGCGAGTACACAAAAATACCCGACCACCACTAAGCTGAGATCCTACCTCGATGAACTGTACGGTACGAGTCTATATGTGGATTTAGCCAAAAAAGGCGAATATCATGTCATTACCTTTTCGGTTGATATCGCTAATGAAAAATTTTTAAAGGATCAGACACCTCTACTTGAGAAAGCTTTTGAATTGCTTTCTGAGATCCTTTTAAAACCGCTTGTAATGAATGATGCGTTTGACAAGCAATCCGTTGAGCAGGAAAAACGGACATTAAAGCAGCGGATTCAGGCTGTTTATGATGATAAAATGCGGTATGCTGGCGTCCGATTAGTCGAGGAAATGTGTAAGGAGGAGCCTTATTCGCTGCCTTTGAACGGTTTTATAGAAGATGTGGACCCAATTACGCCAAGTTCCTTGTATCAGTATTACGCAAAGGCATTTACAGAAGATGAATTAGATCTGTTTGTTGTGGGTGATGTGGAAGTTGAGCGGGTCAAA encodes the following:
- a CDS encoding ABC transporter permease — encoded protein: MSNKEKTNKSNRKFTPIAIPVIAVIIGLIAGAIIMVATGFDPIAAYLALWYGSFGDIYYIGETIRQMTPYVFSGLAVAFAFRTGLFNIGVEGQLLVGWVAAIWCGLTFEGLPKLIHLPLTIIVAALAGAIWAYLPGILKAKYRISEVVVTIMMNYIALHATNAFIRSVLAENSDSTEYIPASASLSSPFLLELTDYSRLHWGILIALAGAFFVWYLLEKTSKGYELKAVGFNQHASQYAGMNVNRNIVLSMVISGGLAGLAGAMEGLGTFNYAFVQSAFTGIGFDGIAVALLGGNTAIGVVIAALLFGGLSNGALTMQMNAMVPTELVDIIVALIIFFVGSSYLIKWLFNRRKKEVE
- a CDS encoding ABC transporter permease, with the protein product MQALEIIFPSMMVLAAPLILTAIGGVLSERAGVVNIGLEGLMIIGAFAAIVFNLTFHDVLGDKTKWVALLVGMVVGGVFSLLHALASITFRADQVISGVAINLLALGIGLFYIKSVFGKGQTDRISDPFYSTNIPFLSDIPIIGDLLFTKVYWTSFIAIGLAIIVWIVVYYTPFGLRLRAVGEHPMAADTMGINVTKMRYLAVFLSGLLGGLGGAVFAQTISHDFSHATITGQGFMAIAAMIFGKWHPIGAAGAAIFFGFAQSLSRVGPSLPYIENIPAVILLIAPYVLTIIALAGFIGRYEGPKALNVPYIKGKR
- the yfmF gene encoding EF-P 5-aminopentanol modification-associated protein YfmF yields the protein MSVLHEEILEGKGFRLHVVKADQFKTNTLVFKMKTPLNREDITIRALLPYVLQASTQKYPTTTKLRSYLDELYGTSLYVDLAKKGEYHVITFSVDIANEKFLKDQTPLLEKAFELLSEILLKPLVMNDAFDKQSVEQEKRTLKQRIQAVYDDKMRYAGVRLVEEMCKEEPYSLPLNGFIEDVDPITPSSLYQYYAKAFTEDELDLFVVGDVEVERVKEFAAKWLQFSQRAPKLIERRTSNERREVKEVKEPQNVKQGKLNIGYRTHIFYGDEDYYALQVMNGLLGGFSHSKLFINVREKASLAYYAASRLESHKGLLLIMTGIDMKNYDQTVSIVKEQVNAMQNGDFTEQEIDQTKAVIRNQMLETIDTPRGMIEVLYHNVVSKQTVLLNDWLEKTDHVSKEQIVETAKKLELDTIYFLTGKEQA